Below is a window of Impatiens glandulifera chromosome 2, dImpGla2.1, whole genome shotgun sequence DNA.
TCATCTAAGGGGGAACAAGATCAGAATGCTCAAACTTTCAAGCCTCTACTATTTCCCAATATCAATGCTGGAAATGTTTTTGAGAACATTCTTAATACTCTTCACAATTTAGGTAACTTTCTCGAAAGGATTAACAGGGAAGAGAAggagttggaagaagaagatcaaaataaatctgatgGTGAATCAGAGGAGGATGAACCTGAACAGTCCATACAAGTTCATACCAACTTCAGTCCAATTCAGACCATGACAGCATATTCGCAAGATaattcatctaatgaaggatcTTCAGCTGACGGAATAAAGCTCATGAAGTCAATGTCAACCTTGTTAACAACgcttgagaataatgtggcagtTATGCTATCCAACATGTCGAAATTTATGAAAGCCCAGaaggaagacaagaagaacTTTGATGATCTTGTCAAAACCCATAAAGAGTTGGAGCTAACATTGAAGAAACACACATATGAGGTTGAAGTCTCCAATACGAATTTTGGAAGGTTTGAAAAGAAACTCTTCAATCGACAATCCGAAATGATGAGCCTTGAAAGACAGATCAATATTGATAATCAAAGAGAGGTTATGGAAGTAATGGGCTTCATTCAGAATCAGCTGGTTGAAATTCAAGGCAGAATGAGAAGAACATATGCTAAAAGACTGGAGTATGCTGACTCTATCGTAAGGAAATTTCAAGCTGAAGAGAATGCAAAAGATGATGCTGAGAAAGAGCAGAATACCATTACTCAGGGCAATGCTGTTAGAGACAGAAGAGGTGACGGTGTAACAACAGGAACCAGATCTAAGCGAATGCCAACAAATGATGAAAACTAGaggccaactaaaagaggcggagatcgaagcggtggtgatcacGGAAGCCGAAGCAGCGGTGATCGCGGAGGTCGAAGTAGTGGTGGTGATCGCGAGGGTCGAAGTACTGGAAGTGATCGTGGAGGTCGAACTGGCGGAAGTGGTCGTGTTGTACGCAGTCTTCCTCCGTTCCAGAACCTGCTGACTGGCGAAGGGATGAGCGGTGAAGGATTCACCTATCCAATtgatcctcgagtgaaaagggatTCACTATTTTTATGtcaatttatgtttttggcTTTCTAAAACAtggtttctgaatattggtGTTCTTGAAAAGTGTTTATGtaagatggatgaacaagttttactTCTTATCTATATGATGAATGCGTAATTCGTTATCCAGGATAAGGTTTTAacatcttcatcaaaaagggggaaattgttgggtcaaattattttgaccaagtgtcaaagtagtttgactattagaattttaatgatGAATGTATATCAAACTCAATCTATGTGTCTAATTgcttttgatgcaggtgtatcaaaaacaggttatattagacttggtcttaatgaggttcattagaccgatttagCATTAGAttcacgaagttagacgtgcagtctaactagttgagttagacgtgcagtctaactagttgagttagatgtgcagtctaacacacggagttagacgtgcagtctaactagcgaagttagacgtgcaatctaactagcggagttagacgtgccgtctaactagcgaagttagacatgcagtctaactagttgagttagacgtgctgtctaacacaaggagttagacgtgcagtctatctagttgagttagatgtgcagtctaactggttgagttagacatgcagtctaacacactgagttagacgtgtagtctaacacacagagttagacgtgcagtctaacacacggagttagacgtgcagtctaactagtgaagttagacatgcagtctaactagttgagttagacgtgcagtctaactccttcagattagacTGAAGTGaaatgtaattagacgtgaggtctaatggaaagagaaagttagatgtgcattctaactagtgaaagttagacgtgcaatctaactagtgaaagttagacgtgcagtctaactccttcagattagtctgaagtgaactataattagacatgaagtctaatacctttagactaggtggtctaatggatcttgttattagacggggacgtataatttcattagacgaggtcgtctaagtgaaatacgtctaatgccatgcttaagaagttgcttgaagctagcacccgcctacccacgttctctagatgtacgctactcctgctccactttcctgtgaagatcagtacgacagttggtacctgctcttatttaaagatcctcaaggacaacggaagaatcatcgatctatcgatactcagattatttTATCTTAACTATCAACTGCTTTCCTGCTTTtattgtgtgttaatcaagagagagttagaatcaaagcattgtattagctgagtgatattctttatattataagttgaacagagtctgttctgttcaacagtgagctagtcgtgcgactgtttttgattatttgaaagttagtgaattcttccggtggttggaagaaggggtgacgtaggagagttaactccgaacatccataaacaaattgctgtgttgttcctttctgtcatcttttcattcttggttcatagcttcaaactcaagcaaacattttcgcacttgaatcgttcaagagtttgcaagaggTTGCGCagaataaaaagtgatttaaatacctaacatgatttctatcaaatcgtttttccgAAGTCGTTAACAATTTgacagacccccgtctctattgattacgtcGATCTTAtcagatattgtatcggattgcagcacCCTCGCGAGAACGTGAACAAGAACTCCAAGCACGGGgaagaactggaatatctgtaggaattggaatttaccgtttttaaactcactacaattgaaagcattgtaatcagataattcatttaatttaaaatcattctaggcctgtctagattgatctcttaaactcgtggtttttttttcccattttttggaatttttaatgaaatgacgataagtcgtttttccaaaaaacattaattaatcaacCTTTAACCgaaaaacacaaattttaattttaaaaatctaaaaattaagtttgttgttcttgggttaatcaTCCAAAAACAACTTCCTAGAAAGCTTTCCAACATATTTCTAATAATGTTAGACAACTATTTGGataatgtttgatccatcccgatcatttttgtttgtatcaaaatcaaaatttacaaaataattaaaattttaagttcttgaattggtccaaacgaACAACTAGTGTTCATATTTTGGAATCAATAATATGTATGAAGTATAATAAAGATGGCAAGCTCACTCCactttaaaaactattttaaaatcaaaacccCCGTTTTTTGGCCATAAAATGTTTTAATCAAATTGATCATAAACCAAATCGATTGATACCTgggatgatgttctaaatgtccctaggagctttgtgaatcTACTCATACCCTTGGATCAAATAATTCAAGCCTGCATAATATGTTTGTACATTATGtcatttttatagattttaaaaaatcaattggcgtctttgttttaaataaataatatttaaaattaatttaaaataattaatttgaacaatgaatttaaaaaaaattcaaaagacaCAGGAGAGATGAAAGAAAAACCTTAGAGATTCAAAAGCAACAAGAaagatttcttagagagagaattgGGGATTCAGGAAGAAGATACTCAATCCTTTGAGTATGACCGTTTCTTAAATACAGAAGAGCTGACGTGTGACTATTAAATTGATGATTATATGAACCGTCAAAAATCTAAGAAATCTATTCCCAAGAGACGCAGCTATCATTTAGAATTAATCATGAAAGAGTGCTATTcatgttagacgtgtagtgaaATGTCatcagaaattttagtcactCTTTAAATATTGAAGGACACCTGTCTTCAATTCATTAGAGACGTGTCTGTTTTAATTTTGGCAGGAAAAGTACATGGATAGATACGGTGGCAGTGGACAGCTGTCccaatagccagaagatgagtattctaattttataagtagTTAGATGTCTAATTTACTTTCCACGTTCTTTCCCTCTAAATTGGATGTGCGTCTATTAGATgtcaacgtctaattacgcttgTTTTATAGACGGTcaaaagtctattagactttgaacgtctaattacgcataaacaccacgtgctagatgtgtgtttggttagacgtgagcttccaattgctcttgacttataaatgtctaaatgtctattagacgttggcgtctaaccacacaggttattaaccaagacatgTATCCAAAAGAGGATAAAAAAACTGCTTAAGCAAACTCAAGTCTAAGTAGTTTAGCTTCTTAGACTACTGATCTATTGGACGTATTGAGACCTCTGTCTACTTGTCTGTCCAGTTACATTAGAACAACATGTTTCCCCTCAGTATATGAATATAAGACAATtagtcaagatcaacaagtcctaaaatatttctaaagtgagtaaacttagtctcgggtagaGACTTCGTGAAATTGTCTGCTATTTGTTGATATGTTGGGACATATTCGAGACAAATATGCTTCTgactgacatgctctcggatgtaatgatgtctgatttcgatgtgctttgtcCTAGAGTGCAGAACTGAGTTGTAGGTGATGGCTATAGAACTTATATTGTCGTAGTAAATTGGAGATTATTctgcctcaatcccatagtcccttagctgttgttgaacccataAGAGCTGAGAGCAGCAACTTCCTGTAGCAAGGTACTCTACTTTAGTTGTAGACATAGCAACGAacgtctacttcttgctgaaccatgagattagaCAATCTTCAAGGAACTGACAAGTTTCACTCGTGCTTTTCCTATCTAATTTTCACTctacatagtctgcatctgagaaactagttaagttgaaactggaatccttcggataccacaatcccacattttgagttcccttcaaatatttaaaaatacatttagcAGAACATTCATCTCTAAAGTGAACTCGTTCATCTTTATATCATTCAACTGTTTCAtgcaattttatatattctttttagcAGGGCAATAAGGAGTCGGGCTATAGAACCATAGTCCTTCATAAACTTTCGATGTTATTTAGTCAATCCCAAAATtcctttcaatttttttactaattatggAGTCGACCATTTACTCATGATCTCTAGATTCTCTAAGTTAGTAGTCATTCCACATTCATCCAATACAATATCGTACTATGTCATGATAATCATTTTCATATATGTTTGTTAATCCTTAGCATCCATTGACCATTTCATTGACAACACCTGAGTGGGCAATGTATAATGacttatatatttcataatctTGTTGTTTATAAAGTTGAAGATTCTACATCTATCGACCATGATCACCATCGGTAAGTTTCCAATCTCTCTGAGAATCTGAagtgtttgaaattttttagaaCCGGTCAATACATGTAAAAAATGTAGGATCTTCCCCTACAATGGGTTGCCTTGATGGAGAATTGTCAAGAAACGGTATTAGGGTGACTTCTTGGAAATTGGTCATTAACtaagaccatgaataactttgatttacaaaTGTAGTTAGGTTCCCACCTCTCATCACAAGTGTAGTAGATGTCTTTACTCCTCTTTTTATCCATTATAGTTGGGTTTAATTGCTTTATGTGGACCTAGTTCACGTTAGAAGAAGACAAACGCATAAGAGGGGCTTGGCTAGGTCGGTTTAACTCAGTAGTGGTGGTTCTGAAATATACATGTGGCCACTACTCAAAAGTGACTTGCATGTCACTTCTTAGACCTTGGTCATAGACATGGCCTCATTTAAGGACTCAAGAAACCGCAATATGACTACATTTACAATTTCTTCCCTCAATCTGAACAGGTAGTAGTCTATAATATATTCTATACGCATACTATACAATTTTTAGGAAATTATATGTATTGGAGATTTTTTTTGAATGAACTAACATGTTTTATGtgcattaattttattatgaggGTTATACTGGTGAAGAAGAAAGATGAAACTTGACGTTTCTGTATTGATTATAGACGACTGAAAGAGATTTCAATAAAGGATAAGTATCATATACCTTCAATCAACGACCTGTTGGACGAACAACATAGAGCTATTATATTCTCAAAAGTAGATCTTGGGCAAGCTATCATAACATACAACATCGattagtttgatttattatgtATTGTATGTATGTGGAATGACTACTAACTTAGAGAATCTATAGATCATGAGTAAATGGTCGACTccataattagtaaaataattgAAAGGAATTTTGGGATTGACTAAATAGCATCGAAAGTTTATGAAGGACTACGGTTCTATAGCTCGAGTCCTTACTGACCTgctaaaaagaatatataaaattgcaTGAAACGGTTGAATGATAGAAAGATGAACGAGTTCACTTTAGAGATCCAATGTTGTGCATTGGTGATACTATTCCCAAACAATCTTATAGACatgtcctgcaagaaacaagtagtggagAGAATAATTACTTACGTGAAATTCATTCTTTGGATGCAACTGCTTGTCGTACTAGACTACAAggatgagtggagcaggagtagcatagagttagttgatcgtgggtagacagatgctaacttcaagcaactgctgaagggagacattagacgtgctccattagactgccaagtctaaggaagttaaACGCCCACGTTTAATAGCGAGATCCATTAAACCACCaaatctaatggagttagacagcacgtctaactacgtttcacttcagacttgtgttAATGAGTTAAACACCTACGgactaactttcatctgttagactgcacgtctaactacgtatctgttagactgcacgtctaactacgtttctattagactacacgtctaactacgtatctgttagactacacgtctaactacgtatctgttagactacacttctaactATGTATCggttagactacccgtctaactacgtatctgttagaatgcacgtctaactacacatctgttagactgcacgtctaactacgcatctattagactgcacgtctaactacgttctgttacactgcacgtctaactacgtatttgttagactgcacgtcttactacgtatatgttagactgtaCTTCTAACTATATTTatgttagactgaacgtctaactacgtatctgttagactgcacgtctaactacgtatctgttagactgtacgtctaactacgtatctgttagactatacatCTAACTAcctatctgttagactacacgtctaactacgtatcagttagacagcacgtctaactacgtatttgttagactgcacatctaactaccaacacgtctaatagacttgtttcaaactaagtctaacttagcatatttttgatgcccctgcacaaaaacaatttagacggcttagtttcatttgtatttaagttttacacaagttcataatcaaaatatctttagttaagataatttgacccaacaaaacaCAAGACCTACAACACTAGTCCTACGGCCCGTTTGGTTCCCATTTTGAAATTCCTAAAttagttttgtaattttggaacctaaaactattttctaaaaatcctgaAAAATTAGATAAcgattttaaaagatttttgggatatttctacaaaaatatattttaataacataaaCTTTAGCTAATACGTTTGTACACTATGTCATTtctattgatttaaaaaaatcaattggcgtatctgttttaaataaataatcttttaaattaattaaaaataattaatttaaacaacgaatttaaaaaaaatcaaattgtatttTGATTACTACATATCTtatactatttaaatttaaattcaaattaattatttttaaataatttcaaaagaggttaaaaattatataaaatatttttaaaataatgtgtctttaaaataaattcatgacacacaaaccgatgttgaaatCTCGAGCCTTTAGCATCCGCAATACTAAAAggttttttttgggttttaagTAATGTTTGTAAGGTGTTATTTGTTCGTacttgaaataataattatttttctctattatttTGAAGCCTAAAATAGAGCTTGACGAAAGGAGGATAGTAGaacttaatct
It encodes the following:
- the LOC124924642 gene encoding keratin, type II cytoskeletal 1-like, coding for MDLSDDVTNKDEKDAAHLIELGSLSAEENRLKAQPSIEQAEEPIQSNPSEEEEEVIQEPAQALENNADQEPVQALISKERDVVEEPVQALVTHEEEVVKSLAIRTEGSQEKEAKSSSSSKGEQDQNAQTFKPLLFPNINAGNVFENILNTLHNLGNFLERINREEKELEEEDQNKSDGESEEDEPEQSIQVHTNFSPIQTMTAYSQDNSSNEGSSADGIKLMKSMSTLLTTLENNVAVMLSNMSKFMKAQKEDKKNFDDLVKTHKELELTLKKHTYEVEVSNTNFGRFEKKLFNRQSEMMSLERQINIDNQREVMEVMGFIQNQLVEIQGRMRRTYAKRLEYADSIVRKFQAEENAKDDAEKEQNTITQGNAVRDRRGDGRPTKRGGDRSGGDHGSRSSGDRGGRSSGGDREGRSTGSDRGGRTGGSGRVVRSLPPFQNLLTGEGMSGEGFTYPIDPRCLCKMDEQVLLLIYMMNA